A genomic region of Desulfovibrio aminophilus contains the following coding sequences:
- a CDS encoding SRPBCC domain-containing protein, with amino-acid sequence MPRALITENEIHAAPSLVWRVLTDFPMFPEWNPFIREAQGELRVGGKLRLAFSTPSGIGMKATATLVQVEPDYELRWIGSLLVPLLMDIEHFFIVEPLAPNKTRFVHGETFGGMLVPVFIRMLQSEVMGAYRAMNQALKQRAETLAEGRLPERALP; translated from the coding sequence ATGCCCCGCGCGCTCATCACGGAAAACGAGATCCACGCCGCGCCGAGCCTCGTCTGGCGCGTGCTCACGGACTTCCCCATGTTCCCGGAGTGGAATCCCTTCATCCGCGAGGCCCAGGGCGAACTCCGGGTCGGCGGCAAGCTCCGGCTGGCCTTCAGCACGCCCTCGGGCATCGGCATGAAGGCCACGGCCACCCTGGTGCAGGTGGAGCCGGACTACGAGCTGCGCTGGATCGGCAGCCTGCTCGTGCCCCTGCTCATGGACATCGAGCATTTCTTCATCGTCGAGCCCCTGGCCCCCAACAAGACCCGCTTCGTGCACGGCGAGACCTTCGGCGGCATGCTCGTGCCGGTGTTCATCCGCATGCTCCAGTCCGAGGTCATGGGCGCGTACCGGGCCATGAACCAGGCCCTCAAGCAGCGGGCCGAAACCCTGGCCGAGGGCCGCCTGCCGGAACGCGCCCTGCCCTGA
- a CDS encoding universal stress protein encodes MTGSASDSPAGGAALLFEPCSFAGRRLKNRLAALPLFTGYAYPDGHVSPLLLEHYWRLAGSGVGLVVVGNVAVARDGVTAPNNLRLDNDEFLPGMARLAKVIRDAGAVACAQLNHAGRFARTELPLMPAPMDASHLAFDVASLKAFMESFPLEERFGLTWMVMRKAASWQSGMSREQRAAVIRAFAGAAARAVAAGFEMIELHGATGYLLTQFLSAYTNRPAYGGVLPLVRRASFPLEVFRAVRAAVPPDFPVGFRLLTREWTPDGVDLPEALDFAAMLEKEGASYFSVSAGTYNSIFNPEVRRRTARPGYLREDSAALKARVRVPVITAGKILTPALAGRILAAGEADLIGLGRPLLADGEWPRKAREGVPVNACIDCFECLKRIVLDKGLNCVRRPEPQRKRVDLEYSFLNRNAFRTLVAVTSIADLELLRSYWRERIPARDDLTATLLFLHPEGGDVAFALARDSFRQWAREAWRRLGFDPGRLRFKDRTLRGGPENLILDEAEAGGFGVVLLCRDPGAAWTERVLLAHDGISGVIGPHPAQDRILVPFDFSPTSLLALRYVVHAYYGAPGCRLTFAHILENGSGDAEKRWREAKGLAGLDEDVPLLLVRGAKGTARDILDLALREEVGKIIMGRRGQSGLRRFLLGSVSAGVLRGLTGQSLTLVA; translated from the coding sequence TACCCCGACGGCCACGTCAGCCCCCTGCTCCTGGAGCATTACTGGCGTCTGGCCGGAAGCGGCGTGGGCCTGGTGGTGGTGGGCAACGTGGCCGTGGCCCGCGACGGCGTCACCGCGCCCAACAACCTGCGCCTGGACAACGACGAGTTCCTGCCCGGCATGGCCCGCCTGGCCAAGGTCATCCGCGACGCCGGGGCCGTGGCCTGCGCCCAGCTGAACCACGCCGGGCGCTTCGCCCGCACCGAGCTGCCGCTCATGCCCGCGCCCATGGACGCCTCGCATCTGGCCTTCGACGTGGCCTCGCTCAAGGCCTTCATGGAGAGCTTCCCCCTGGAGGAGCGCTTCGGCCTGACCTGGATGGTCATGCGCAAGGCCGCCTCCTGGCAGTCGGGCATGAGCCGGGAACAGCGGGCGGCGGTGATCCGGGCCTTCGCCGGGGCCGCCGCCCGGGCCGTGGCCGCCGGGTTCGAGATGATCGAGCTGCACGGGGCCACCGGCTACCTCCTGACCCAGTTCCTCTCGGCCTACACCAACCGCCCGGCCTATGGCGGCGTCCTGCCCCTGGTCCGGCGGGCGTCCTTTCCCCTTGAGGTTTTCCGGGCCGTGCGCGCCGCCGTGCCTCCGGACTTCCCCGTGGGCTTCCGCCTGCTCACCCGGGAGTGGACCCCCGACGGCGTGGACCTGCCCGAGGCCCTGGACTTCGCGGCCATGCTGGAAAAGGAGGGCGCGTCCTACTTCTCGGTCTCGGCCGGGACGTACAACTCCATCTTCAATCCCGAGGTGCGGCGGCGCACGGCGCGGCCCGGCTACCTGCGCGAGGACTCGGCCGCGCTCAAGGCCCGGGTCAGGGTCCCGGTGATCACGGCCGGGAAAATCCTCACCCCGGCCCTGGCCGGGCGCATCCTGGCCGCGGGCGAGGCCGACCTCATCGGCCTGGGCCGCCCCCTCCTGGCCGACGGCGAATGGCCGCGCAAGGCCCGCGAAGGCGTGCCCGTGAACGCCTGCATCGACTGCTTCGAGTGCCTCAAGCGCATCGTCCTGGACAAGGGCCTCAACTGCGTGCGCCGCCCCGAGCCGCAACGCAAGCGCGTGGACCTGGAATACTCCTTCCTCAACCGCAACGCCTTCAGGACCCTGGTGGCCGTGACCTCCATCGCGGATCTGGAACTGCTGCGGTCCTACTGGCGCGAACGCATCCCGGCCCGGGACGACCTCACGGCCACCCTGCTCTTCCTCCACCCCGAGGGCGGCGACGTGGCCTTCGCCCTGGCCCGGGACTCCTTCCGCCAATGGGCCCGCGAGGCCTGGCGCCGGCTCGGCTTCGACCCCGGACGCCTGCGCTTCAAGGATCGCACCCTGCGCGGCGGACCGGAAAACCTCATCCTGGACGAGGCCGAAGCCGGGGGCTTCGGCGTGGTTTTGCTCTGCCGGGACCCGGGAGCCGCCTGGACCGAACGCGTGCTCCTGGCCCACGACGGCATCAGCGGGGTCATCGGCCCGCACCCGGCCCAGGACCGCATCCTGGTGCCCTTCGACTTCTCGCCCACCTCGCTGCTGGCCCTGCGCTACGTGGTCCACGCCTACTACGGCGCCCCGGGATGCCGCCTGACCTTCGCGCACATCCTGGAAAACGGCTCCGGCGACGCGGAGAAGCGCTGGCGCGAGGCCAAGGGCCTGGCTGGTCTGGACGAGGACGTGCCCCTGCTCCTGGTCCGGGGGGCCAAGGGCACGGCCCGGGACATCCTCGACCTGGCCCTGCGCGAGGAGGTCGGCAAGATCATCATGGGCCGCAGGGGCCAAAGCGGCCTGCGGCGTTTTCTGCTGGGCAGCGTCTCGGCCGGGGTCCTGCGCGGGCTCACGGGCCAGAGCCTGACCCTGGTGGCCTGA